The DNA region CGCTTCCTGCTTCGCGAATCCTTGCCATTCGATTTTTTCTTTGCCCGCCTGCCGGGCTTTTCGCTGCGTCCAGCCCGACCGCGCTTCGATCCTCCGCTGCGATCCCGGCGCGCGCCTGACTTTCCGATCTTCTTCGTTCGCTTCCCGCCCTTCGGCGCCGGCAGCTCCTCCGCCAATGCCAGATCGAGTCGCCTCGTGGGAACATGAACGCGGTCGACGGTCACCTTGAGGCGGTCGCCGACAGTGATCTGCCGGCCGGTCCGCTCGCCGATCACCGCGCCACTGGGCGCATCGACTTCCCACCAGTCGTCGGGCAGGGCGTCAAAGCGGAGTAGGCCGTCGACGAAGTAGTGGTCGAGCTGCACGAACACGCCAATGTTGGCCACGCCGGTCACCACGCCGCCGAACGACTCGCCGATTTTCTTCTCCAGCATCTTGAGCGTGAGCACGAGAATGAGCTCGCGCTCGGCGGCTTCGGCGCGCCGCTCGTTCTCGCTGCATTGCCGTCCAAGCCGCTTGAGCTCTTCTTCCGAAGGCGCGGCCGACTTCTCCGCCTTCGTGCGCAGACCGCCACGAAGATGAGCATCCAACAGGCGATGCACGGTCAGGTCGGGATAGCGGCGGATCGGCGACGTGAAGTGGCAGTAATTCTCGCTGGCCAGCGCGTAGTGTCCGGCGAGTTCGGGCGAGTACTCCGCCTGGGGCATGGAGCGGAGCGTGGCCAGGTTCACGGCGAAGGCCTCGTCCTTGCCGCGAACCGAGTCGATGAGCGCTTGCAGGGCGAAGCGGTCGGCGTCGTCGGTCAGCTCGTGTCCGAGCACGCGCAGCAATCGCTGGAGGTTGCCGCCGGTGAGGTCCTCCGGCTCTTCGTGGATCCGCCGCAGGCAGGGTACGCCAATCTCGCGGAGCTTGCGGGCCACGGCCTCGTTGGCCTCGACCATGAACATCTCGATGATCTTGTGGGAATAACCGGTATCGGCCGCGCGAACGTCGACCGCGTTACGATTCTCATCGTAGACAATCTCGGCTTCGGGCATGTCAATCTCGAGCATGCCTTGCCGCCGGCGTCGCGCCTGGAGAATACGCGCCAGCGCTTCCATGTCCCTGATGAGCGTCACGACCTTGGCACTCAGACGCCCCGGCTTGCCTTCGAGCACACGGCCGGCCTGCTCGTAGGTGAGACGCTTCACCGAGCGGATGATCGAGTTCGCGAATCGCGCCCCGCGCACCTTGCCCTTGGCGTCGTAAGATATGAAAGCGCTCTTGGTCAGTCGCGGGCGACGCTCCTGGAGCGAGCAAACGCCGTTGGAGAGCACCTCCGGCAGCATGGGAATGACCAGGTCCGGCAGGTAGACGCTGTTGGAGCGCTCGCGGGCTTCGAGGTCGAGCGGGCCGTCCTCCGGCACGAACGCGGCCACGTCGGCGATGTGCACGCCGAGTTCAAAAGTGCCATTGTCGTGTCGCTTGAGAGAGATGGCGTCGTCGAAGTCGCGGGCGTCCTCAGGGTCGATGGTGATGATGGTCTCGCCGGAGAGGTCCTCTCGATCCGCATGGTTGCGCTTGACATTGCTTTCGTCATAACTGGTCACGCGCTGCCGGGCTTCCTTGAGCACGTCCTCCGGAAACTCACCGGGGAGCTGGTACTGCTCGATGATGCTGGTTGTCTCCACGCCGGGCTCGCCGCGCGGGCCCAGCACGCGAACGATCACCCCCCGCGCCTGTGACCAGGCCGAGGGGTACTCCGTCAACTCGACCACCACCTGGTCCCCGGTACGCGCTCCCTTGGCACCCGGATCACCCACCTGAATCGGTGCGTGCAGAGCGTTCCCCTCGGGCACCACGAACCACTTGCCCATGTTCTGGGACAATTCTCCGACGAAGCGGTTCTGTCCGCGCTTGACGATGGAAGTGATCTGGCCCTCATAGACCATCCGCCCTTCACGCTTGCCGCGCTTGAAGACGCGCGCGGATACGGTATCGCCGGTGATCGCCCCACCGGTGGCATTGGGGGGGACAAAGAGATCGCCGTACGCATTGGGCGTATCGGGAACAACGAAGCCGAAGCCGCGCGGGTTGCCACGGAACCGGCCGACAATTCGGCCCGGCGGCTCGCCGAGTAGCACCGCGTTCCGGGTTCCCAGGACGATCCGGCCGGAGCGCATGAGCGCCCGGCAGGCGGAGTGGAAATCGCCGGCCTCGTCCTCGGCGATGCCCATGGCCTCGGCCAGCTCGGAGAGCTTCCGGGGTTCATAGCCTTCGGCCTGCACGAAATTGAGAATCCGCTCGGTAAACTGTCTGGATGGCATAGCGTCAGATCCGACTTGTACAAAGGAGAGAGTGGGGATCGCGAGTCCGTGACTGCGCTCCGCGCAGAGTTTCCAGTGATGACGTTATGGGAAGTACTGCCGTTCGACCAGAATGAGGAGATTTGCGAATTGATATCGGACCAGTTTTGCCGGGCAATCGGCAGGAATTGCCGAATGACAAATTGGGGCTGATAGCCTCAAGATTTTTTCGCACCTCAGACGATACTAAAGCTGCCTATTTTATCTAATCTGCCTATTTATTAGACGCCTTGCGAAGTTCGAAGGCGCAAGAACTGCGGTGGAAGAGGAATCGGGCAGCGGAGCGGAGACTCGCCCTTAAATCTGAAAGCGATGCGCGGAAGCGCTCCGGCGTGGGGCAGGAGGCCCAGCAGGGGGACCCAAGGGTTCTGCCGGGCCCGGTCCGCGCACGGGGAGTTTGATGAAATGCCGTCTTCGTTTTTGGATGATTACATGGTCGCCCTGCTGGCGGGGAAACGAGAGGGTTGTCGGACGCTGGTCAAGCGAGCGCTCGACAGGGCGAACGGGGCCATCCCCGTATATCGCGAGCTGCTCTGGCCCGCGATGGAACGGGTGGAAAAACTCTACCGCGGCGACCGCATCAACACTGCGGCGGAGCACATGGCCACGCGGATCAACCGCTGTATCGCGGATCAGTTGCAGGTCGCACTGGATCGCAGCGAGCCCATCGGCAAGTGCGTGCTGATCGCCTGTGCCGACGGTGAGCCGGAGGAGCTCGGGGCACAGATGACCGCGGACCTGTTCGAATCCCGCGGCTGGGAAGTCTATTTCCTCGGCGGCGGCGTGCCCAACGACGAAATTCTCCACTTGGCCGGGCAGCTTCGCCCGGACCTCCTCCTGGTCTTCGGGACGCAGCCCAACGGTGTTCCGGGTGTGCGACACCTGATTGACCTGATTCGCAACATCGGGGTCAACCCCACCATGAATGTCATGGTAGCCGGCGGCGTCTTCAACCGGGCGGACGGTCTCTGGAAGGAAGTCAACGCCGACCTCTTTGCGCGAACGGCGCTGGATGCCCTGCCCCTGGCCGAAGGGGCTGAGCCCCGCACGCCGACGCCCATGCCTATGAATGGCGTGAAGAAACGGCGACGGAGACGCAAGGCGGCGCTGGCGGAGTCGGCATAAAGACAAGACAAGAAACCGATCGCGACCCGCTCCGACGGAGCAAATCGCGAGACCACCCCCCCAAATCGGACCGTGCCGAAAGGTGCGGTCCGTTTTTTTGGTCGTTGAACGCTTCATTGGCGTGGAATCTCGGACGCGGCGAGTTCAGCAACCCCATTGGTTTCGCCCCAATCGGCGCCGCGTCACGCCCGCGTTTCAGATGGAAGACACATTGGAACTTTCCACCGACCGATGTGTCCAATGCCAATGACGGGTGCAGCGGAAGCTCGTCCTTGGGGTTCATCACGCTTGGCGACGAGGATCGATCGGACTTGCCCGCTTGCGCTGCGCGCTGCAAGCTATGAGACACACTTACGTTCAACGAAAAGGAGATGGCCATGGTTCCCCGTATTCGAGTACTGCCTCTGCTTTGCGCTACGTTGGGTCTTTCGATCTGCGGCGCAGCGACCAGCGCGGCTGAGCAGGGCACCGCCCTGACGATCTACAGCACTGCCCGTCCGGGCGCCGTCCCGCCCGAACTCTATCAGCCGGGCATGCGTCCGGAGTACAGCCGGGTGAATTATTCCCAGTCCATTCCCGGTTTCGCCATCGTCCGCCAGGAGCGGGACATCGAACTGCCCCAGCGGCGAAGCACGGTGCGGTTCGTCGATGTCGCATCGCAGATCGATCCCACCACGGTGCGCTTCGAGTCGTTGACCGACCCGACGGGGACGAATGTCCTCGATCAGAATTTCGAGTTCGACTTGGTAAGCACGGCCAAGCTGATGGAGCGCTTCCTGGACAAGGAGATCGTCGTTGAGCAGGCGCAGGGAGATCGGATCAGCACCTTCACGGGCAAGCTCCTGAGCACGTCGGGCGGGCTTGTCCTCCAGGACAAGGACGGGCAGGTCAAGGTAATCAACGGCTACTCCAACGTGCAGTTCCCCGATCTCCCCGGTGGCCTGATCACGCGCCCCACTTTGGTGTGGGATGTCGTAGCCGAAAAAACCGGTCAGCAGCGCATGCGCGTAAGCTACGAGACGAAGGCCATCACGTGGTGGGCCGACTACAACCTGGTCTTCACACCGGGCAAGGACGCCAACAGTGGGTTGCTCGATGTCGGTGCCTGGGTGAGCATCATCAATCAATCCGGAGCAACATACGGCGATGCCAGGCTGAAGCTGATTGCCGGCGATGTGCATCGTGCCCAGCCGCAAGGCACGGCCTACCCCATGGCGGCGAAGATGCGGCGGATGGCCGCGATGGACATGGAAGAAGCCGCCGGGTTCGAGGAGAAGTCATTCTTCGAGTATCACCTTTACACGCTGGGCCGGCCGGCCACACTTCCGGACAGTTCCACCAAGCAGATCGAGCTCTTTCCCACGGCGCGAAATGTGCCTGCCGAGAAGGTCCTGGTGTACTACGGCCTCGGGGGATTCTACCCCTACTACGGCAGCCCCATGACGGACCGCAACTTCGGCGTGGAGTCCAACAAAAAGGTCGACATCTACCTCCGCTTCAAGAACGAGGAGAAGGCGGGCATGGGCATGCCGCTGCCCTCGGGGCGGATTCGCGTGAGCCAGCGCGACCCGGCCGACGACTCTTTGGAATTCATCGGCGAGGACACCATCGACCACACCCCCAAGGATGAGCCGGTGCTCATCAAGTTGGGCAGCGCTTTCGATGTTGTCGGCGAGCGTCGCCAGACCAACTTCGAGCTGGACACGCGTCGCAACACCATGACGGAATCGATTGAAATCAAGATCCGCAATCACAAGGACACGCCGGTGAAGGTGATCGTGAAGGAGAACCTCTACCGATGGATGACCTGGCAGATTACGGAGAAGTCGCACGACTACGAGAAGATCGACTCGCGGACGATTCACTTCCCGGTCACGGTGGAGAAGGACGGCGAGGCGGTGATCACGTACACGGTCAAGTACACGTGGTAGCATGAGACAGAAGCGGGCTCCGAACGCCCCGTCGCGGCAATAGACGCTGCGGCGGGGCATTTTGTTTCCGGTAGGGGGATGTCGCGTCGGAAGCGGGCGGGGGATGTCCGCGTCCGAGAATCGCGAGCAGGGCCCGGATGGAACGGGACCGGGCCCGGTCGTTCCCGCCTGTGAGTTGACGGGCGGGAAGGGCCCGATTAGGCTGGGTGGTTCCTCTTCGGGGCGTAGCTCAGCCTGGCTAGAGCGCAGCGTTCGGGACGCTGAGGTCGCAGGTTCAAATCCTGTCGCCCCGATTGCCGCGAAGCGGCAATAGAGCAGGTGAGCGCAAGAACATCAGAACAGGAGAGGGAAGAAACTCTCCGGGACGCGACCCGGGTTCCGGTGCTTTGGATCGCTCACTTGCGGTCTCCTGTTCAACAGATCACCTGCTCGCGCGGAAGCGATTGAACGTCCAATGGCGTTCATGTTTGAGAAGCTCGACGTCTACCAGAAGGCCGTGGACTTTGCCGATGAGATTGCAGCCCTGACCGAAGGCTTCCCCCGCGGTTACGGCTCCCTCGTCGATTAGTTGAATGGTGCCGCGCTTTCGATCGCAGCAAACCTCGCCGAAGGAAACGGGCGCTTCACCAAGCCCGACCGGCGAAACATCTTCACGATCGCGCGTGGATCGGCACAGGAGTGCATTCCTTTGCGGGAGATCGCGCGCCGCCGGGGACTTGTCCTGGAGCGAGCAGCCCTCGGCCTGCGAGAGCGACTTGAGACCATCGCCAAGATGATCTCGGGCCTGATCAACGGGCTGGACAAGCGCGAGACCTGAATGCTCCGGACTTCACTCCTTCCCAGAGGCGGAAGAATGGCAGAACAGGCGAGGCGTACGGAAAGGGAACCAAATGGAGCAGGTGCTCGGAATCGGCGGCGTATTCTTCAAAGCCCGCGATCCGAAGGCGCTCGCCGCCTGGTATCGTGAACACCTGGGCGTGCCTGTCGAACCGCAGCAGACCTACGGGGCATTCGCTTCCACCGCGGCCGGGGAGCAGGCCGTCTGGTCTGCGTTCCCTGCTGACACATCTTACTTCGGTCCGGGTCCGGCGCCTTTCATGGTCAATTATCGCGTACGAAACCTCGATGCCATGTTGGCCCAACTTCGAGCCGCCGGGGTTCAGGTGGACGACAAAGTCGAGGACTACGAATTCGGCCGGTTCGGCTGGGCGACCGACCCGGAGGGTAACCGTTTCGAGCTGTGGGAGCCGCGCTCACCCGGGCAAGGATAGGCGCTTCATGCCGAGCCAGCGGCCGAATTCGGGCGGGTTGCGATCCCGGGAACTCGTCGTATCTCCGAAGATGGTCGCATTCGCCGGCGCATGTTGAACACTGAGAAACGGCTCCCCGCGTGGCTACCATTTCCGGGCCGCTTGGCAGGGATTCTTGGAATCCGACCGACATGTGTGGTTGAACGCCGACCTGAAGAGAACTGCCAGGATGATCCCGGGTGCAACCAACGGCCTGGACAGGTGCGATGTCCGGAAGGTAGCATTCCACTGAAACGGCGTGACCCCGATGGCCCATCTCATTCGACATGCGAATCGCACAGAGTGGTGACTGCGATGGCTCGGCAAATCTCCAAAGCGCGGCGAAACGTCTACTACACCGGGATCGGTCTGATGGTCCTCGGGATACTGCTCTTCTTGTCCACGTTTGTCTCCGCTGCCATGCATTTGGGTGACTCCTCAGGCTTCGGCGCGCGCGGAGGATCCATGTTCATCAGGGCATTTGGCGGCATGGGCTTGGTATTCGTGGGGGCGGTTGTCCGCGCCGTCGGCGCTGCTGGCCTGGCCGGCTCCGGTCTCGTTCTGGATCCGCAAAAGGCGCGAGAAGACTTGGAACCCTACAGCCGCATGGCTGGCGGCATGGTGAAGGACGGTTTAGAGGAGGTGCGAATCGATCTCGGGCCGCAGAAGGTCGTCATGATCAAATGCCCGGATTGTGCAAAGTTGAATGAAGAGGACTCGAAGTTCTGTCAGGAGTGTGGGAGGCGCCTGTAAGATCGAGGTGGCGCCGATACGCTCTGCTCACCAGCCAATGCGACCGAGGCGGCCTCATTGTTGTGTTAGATGACACCCTTGAACCCGTTCTGCCGTGAACAACCCCTGGCTGTCCATTCCTTTGGCCGATTACGAAGGCCACATGGCCCTGCCCGAGGTCGGCCAGTCCACACTATTGAGTGGAGTATTCGAATCCGTGCTACGCCGGTTCGCGCCGGCATCCGTTGCGGTGCTGGGCTGCGCCGGCGGTAACGGCTTCGAGTACATCGATCCGAATGTCACACGGCGCATCGTGGGCGTCGACATCAATCCCGACTATATTGCACACACACAGAGTCGCTTTGGGGCTCGCCTGCCCGGACTGGAGCTGTACGCCCTTAACGTTCAGGTCGACGCATGGCCGATTGCGCCAGTGGAACTCGTCTTCGCCGGACTGCTGTTCGAATATGTGGAGCCGCGCGAGGTGCTGGACCGGATCCGCGTCATGCTCCGGCCGGGGGGCGTGCTTGTGACCGTCCTGCAACTACCCAACGACGACATTCCCGAGGTCACGCCCTCGCCTTTCAAGAGCCTGGAGGCGCTCGATTCGATCATGCGGCTCGTGCCACCGGAAGCGCTGAAGCAAATGGCCGAGCAATTGGGTTACCGCGAGACGGACGCGCATTCAATTGCGACGACCGGCGGAAAGCAGATGATGGTGCAGACATTCACCTACCCGGCCGCTGAATGACCTATTTGCAATCGGACGCGGTGTGAACGGTATTGCCCGCTCGAATTACCTACATGCCCGCGCATATTGAACCGGCATGGGTACTTTGTCCGCCTTGCGCAGCGTGTGGGCGGCATGCCACGGCCAGTACGGATCGCGAAGCATCTCGCGGGCGAGCAGAACGATGTCGGCGCGGCCGTTGCGTATTACCTCATCGGCCTGCATGGGGTCGGTGATCAGGCCGACGGCCGCAGTCGGAATCTCTGCCTGGCGGCGAATGGCCTCGGCGAACGGCACCTGGTAGCTCGCTCCCGCCGGGATGCGGGCCTTGGGCGTTCCCGCGCCGGAGCTGCAGTCGATCAGGTCAACGCCTTCCGCCTTGAGCCTCCTGGCCAGCTCGACGGATTCTTCCAGTGTCCACCCGCCCTCAAACCAGTCCGTACAGGAGAGTCGCACGGCGAGAGGCCGATCCTCCGGCCAGGCTCGTCGAACAAGACGCACGGTCTCCATCGTAAACCGGATTCGATTCTCGAGGCTGCCGCCGTATTCGTCAGTGCGAACGTTGGACAGCGGCGAATGGAAGCTGTGGATCAGGTAGCCGTGGGCGCCGTGAATTTCGAGCAGGCGGTAATCCGCGAGAAGCGCTCTTTCCGTTGCCGAGACGAACGCCGATTGGATCTTCCTGATTTCGTCGATCGTAAGCTCCCGCGGTCGGGGATCGCCGTCGTAGAACGGGATGGGGCTCGGCCCGACACATTCCCAGCCGCCTTGAGATTCTGTCAGCACGCCGTCGCCCTCCCACGGTACGGCCGTGCTCGCCTTTCGACCCGCGTGTGCGAGCTGAATGGCGGGGATCGCGCCGTGTTCGAGGATGAAGCGGTTGATTCGCGCCAGCGGCTCAATCTGCTCGTCGGACCACAGGCCGGCGTCACCCGGAGAAATGCGTCCTCGCGGTTCCACGGCCGTCGCTTCGCAGATGATCAGTCCGGCTCCGCCTATCGCGCGCGATCCGAGGTGCACGAGATGCCAGTCGGTGGCTCTGCCATTCTCCGAGCTGTACTGGCACATCGGCGAAACACCGATGCGGTTACGCATGGTCACACCGCGCAGTGTGAGCGGATCAAGCAGGTTCGGCATTGGTTTCGACCCCTTCATTCATCAGGCAACCGGTGTCCTGTCCGGGCTCCCTGTGTCCCGCTCGCTTAGAATAGCAGGAGGCTTCGCTTCGCGGTACGTTCGGCGGAACCGGCGGTAACAGGGTATTACACGATGTGTTCGCGGATGTAGTTGGCGCGAGCGATGGCGCGCTCGTCGTCACCCAGGGAGCGGCCGTGCAGCTTCTGGAGGTGTGCGGTCTGCGTATTCAGGAACAGTTCATTTAAGGTCTTGATATCGAATTCCGTGAAACGTCCCAGGTGGATCCCCATGCGCAGCGGTGAGAGCAGGCTTTGGGTCTCGTTGCTGGAAATATAGCGGGCGTTCTTCAGGATGCCGTAAGCCCTCCAGATGCGGTCGTCCAGTTGTGCGGGGCCGTGGCGGACGATCGCCTCGCGTGCCGCCCGCTCATACTGGCAAATGCGCGGAATAATCGACTCGGCGAAAGCCTTGATGATTTCTTCCTCCGTCTGCCCCAATGTGACCTGGTTGGAAATCTGGAAGAGGTCTCCCACGGCTTCGGTGCCTTCTCCATATAGACCCCGCACCGCCAGCCGCATGTCTTTGGCGGCCTGCTCCACACGCTCGATGTCCTTCGTCCAACGCAACGCGGGCAGGTGGACCATGACCGAAACGCGGATGCCCGTACCGACATTGGTGGGACAGGCCGTGAGGTAACCAAGCTGCTTATCGAATGCGAATGGCACGCGCTGGCCCAGGGCGTCGTCCAGCGAATTGAGCTCCTCCCAGATGCTGTCGAGTTGCAGCCCGCTGCGCAGACCCTGGATCCGCAGGTGGTCCTCTTCGTTGATCATGACCGCCCTGGTTTCACCGTCGGAGATGCTGACGCCGCGGCTGCCTTCCGCCGCCGCCTGGTGCCGGCTGATGAGGTGCCGCTCTATGAGGAATTGGCGGTCGATCTCATCGGCCTGGTTCACGTCGACCAGCAGCGAGTCGCGCTCGCCGGCGAGACTGCTCAATTCGTCGGTGATGACACGGTACACCTCCGTGCGCTCGCCGGAGTCGGCCGTGCCGAGGAAGCTGAAGTCGGCCAGGTTCCGCGCCAGCCGGATGCGCGAAGAGATGACAATGTCCGTTTCCGGGCCTTCGCCCCGCAGCCACGCCCCCCTGGCGTTGATGAGGTCGTCGAGTGTCATTGCTGTGAAGGGTCGGAAGTTTCCAGGGCCTGGATCTTGTCCCGAAGCCGCGCGGCGTTCTCGTAATCCTCCGCCTCAATCGCGTCCTGGAGTTCGCGGCGAAGCCGGAGGACGCCCGCGAGCCGGTGGGTCGATTCGTCCGCCGTGGGCGGCACCTTGCCGACGTGATGCGTTCCGCCCTGATGCGCCCGCTCGATGAGCGGCATGAGCTGCGCCCGGAAGATGTCGTAATCATGCGGGCAGCCCAGCAGTCCCTTCATGCGAAATTCGCGAAAGGTGATCCCGCAATTGGGACACGTGCGGTCGTCGGCCGCCCCGAGGCCCGTCTTGTGCTTGATGAACTCCTGGAGAATCTGGCTCGTCGTCTGCGGCGACTGCTTGACGATGACGCCCTCCTGCTGGGCGCACTGCTCACAGAGATGCCGGACCTTCTTCTCCGGCACGTCGGTGATGAGCACCGTGGCCTTGGCCTGC from Phycisphaerae bacterium includes:
- the rnr gene encoding ribonuclease R, whose amino-acid sequence is MPSRQFTERILNFVQAEGYEPRKLSELAEAMGIAEDEAGDFHSACRALMRSGRIVLGTRNAVLLGEPPGRIVGRFRGNPRGFGFVVPDTPNAYGDLFVPPNATGGAITGDTVSARVFKRGKREGRMVYEGQITSIVKRGQNRFVGELSQNMGKWFVVPEGNALHAPIQVGDPGAKGARTGDQVVVELTEYPSAWSQARGVIVRVLGPRGEPGVETTSIIEQYQLPGEFPEDVLKEARQRVTSYDESNVKRNHADREDLSGETIITIDPEDARDFDDAISLKRHDNGTFELGVHIADVAAFVPEDGPLDLEARERSNSVYLPDLVIPMLPEVLSNGVCSLQERRPRLTKSAFISYDAKGKVRGARFANSIIRSVKRLTYEQAGRVLEGKPGRLSAKVVTLIRDMEALARILQARRRRQGMLEIDMPEAEIVYDENRNAVDVRAADTGYSHKIIEMFMVEANEAVARKLREIGVPCLRRIHEEPEDLTGGNLQRLLRVLGHELTDDADRFALQALIDSVRGKDEAFAVNLATLRSMPQAEYSPELAGHYALASENYCHFTSPIRRYPDLTVHRLLDAHLRGGLRTKAEKSAAPSEEELKRLGRQCSENERRAEAAERELILVLTLKMLEKKIGESFGGVVTGVANIGVFVQLDHYFVDGLLRFDALPDDWWEVDAPSGAVIGERTGRQITVGDRLKVTVDRVHVPTRRLDLALAEELPAPKGGKRTKKIGKSGARRDRSGGSKRGRAGRSEKPGRRAKKKSNGKDSRSRKRKK
- a CDS encoding cobalamin-dependent protein (Presence of a B(12) (cobalamin)-binding domain implies dependence on cobalamin itself, in one of its several forms, or in some unusual lineages, dependence on a cobalamin-like analog.) → MPSSFLDDYMVALLAGKREGCRTLVKRALDRANGAIPVYRELLWPAMERVEKLYRGDRINTAAEHMATRINRCIADQLQVALDRSEPIGKCVLIACADGEPEELGAQMTADLFESRGWEVYFLGGGVPNDEILHLAGQLRPDLLLVFGTQPNGVPGVRHLIDLIRNIGVNPTMNVMVAGGVFNRADGLWKEVNADLFARTALDALPLAEGAEPRTPTPMPMNGVKKRRRRRKAALAESA
- a CDS encoding DUF4139 domain-containing protein: MAMVPRIRVLPLLCATLGLSICGAATSAAEQGTALTIYSTARPGAVPPELYQPGMRPEYSRVNYSQSIPGFAIVRQERDIELPQRRSTVRFVDVASQIDPTTVRFESLTDPTGTNVLDQNFEFDLVSTAKLMERFLDKEIVVEQAQGDRISTFTGKLLSTSGGLVLQDKDGQVKVINGYSNVQFPDLPGGLITRPTLVWDVVAEKTGQQRMRVSYETKAITWWADYNLVFTPGKDANSGLLDVGAWVSIINQSGATYGDARLKLIAGDVHRAQPQGTAYPMAAKMRRMAAMDMEEAAGFEEKSFFEYHLYTLGRPATLPDSSTKQIELFPTARNVPAEKVLVYYGLGGFYPYYGSPMTDRNFGVESNKKVDIYLRFKNEEKAGMGMPLPSGRIRVSQRDPADDSLEFIGEDTIDHTPKDEPVLIKLGSAFDVVGERRQTNFELDTRRNTMTESIEIKIRNHKDTPVKVIVKENLYRWMTWQITEKSHDYEKIDSRTIHFPVTVEKDGEAVITYTVKYTW
- a CDS encoding VOC family protein, whose translation is MEQVLGIGGVFFKARDPKALAAWYREHLGVPVEPQQTYGAFASTAAGEQAVWSAFPADTSYFGPGPAPFMVNYRVRNLDAMLAQLRAAGVQVDDKVEDYEFGRFGWATDPEGNRFELWEPRSPGQG
- a CDS encoding zinc ribbon domain-containing protein, whose product is MARQISKARRNVYYTGIGLMVLGILLFLSTFVSAAMHLGDSSGFGARGGSMFIRAFGGMGLVFVGAVVRAVGAAGLAGSGLVLDPQKAREDLEPYSRMAGGMVKDGLEEVRIDLGPQKVVMIKCPDCAKLNEEDSKFCQECGRRL
- a CDS encoding class I SAM-dependent methyltransferase — encoded protein: MNNPWLSIPLADYEGHMALPEVGQSTLLSGVFESVLRRFAPASVAVLGCAGGNGFEYIDPNVTRRIVGVDINPDYIAHTQSRFGARLPGLELYALNVQVDAWPIAPVELVFAGLLFEYVEPREVLDRIRVMLRPGGVLVTVLQLPNDDIPEVTPSPFKSLEALDSIMRLVPPEALKQMAEQLGYRETDAHSIATTGGKQMMVQTFTYPAAE
- a CDS encoding NADH:flavin oxidoreductase/NADH oxidase — translated: MPNLLDPLTLRGVTMRNRIGVSPMCQYSSENGRATDWHLVHLGSRAIGGAGLIICEATAVEPRGRISPGDAGLWSDEQIEPLARINRFILEHGAIPAIQLAHAGRKASTAVPWEGDGVLTESQGGWECVGPSPIPFYDGDPRPRELTIDEIRKIQSAFVSATERALLADYRLLEIHGAHGYLIHSFHSPLSNVRTDEYGGSLENRIRFTMETVRLVRRAWPEDRPLAVRLSCTDWFEGGWTLEESVELARRLKAEGVDLIDCSSGAGTPKARIPAGASYQVPFAEAIRRQAEIPTAAVGLITDPMQADEVIRNGRADIVLLAREMLRDPYWPWHAAHTLRKADKVPMPVQYARACR
- a CDS encoding protein arginine kinase gives rise to the protein MTLDDLINARGAWLRGEGPETDIVISSRIRLARNLADFSFLGTADSGERTEVYRVITDELSSLAGERDSLLVDVNQADEIDRQFLIERHLISRHQAAAEGSRGVSISDGETRAVMINEEDHLRIQGLRSGLQLDSIWEELNSLDDALGQRVPFAFDKQLGYLTACPTNVGTGIRVSVMVHLPALRWTKDIERVEQAAKDMRLAVRGLYGEGTEAVGDLFQISNQVTLGQTEEEIIKAFAESIIPRICQYERAAREAIVRHGPAQLDDRIWRAYGILKNARYISSNETQSLLSPLRMGIHLGRFTEFDIKTLNELFLNTQTAHLQKLHGRSLGDDERAIARANYIREHIV
- a CDS encoding UvrB/UvrC motif-containing protein, coding for MQQLCQRCKQAKATVLITDVPEKKVRHLCEQCAQQEGVIVKQSPQTTSQILQEFIKHKTGLGAADDRTCPNCGITFREFRMKGLLGCPHDYDIFRAQLMPLIERAHQGGTHHVGKVPPTADESTHRLAGVLRLRRELQDAIEAEDYENAARLRDKIQALETSDPSQQ